GTCAGGAGCTCAGCAAGTTCACCGTCACCCTCGACACGAGCACGATGAAGATCGCCTCGATCACCTGCACCACCAAGTAGTCAGCCCGCATGCCGGCCGCCCTCAACGGCCGGCATGCAGCTCCCGATGCGACTCGGCCAACGCCTGACCGGCCAGCCGGGCCGTGACCCCCGCGGCGAAGTTCGGGCACTGCGTGACGTCCTCGTGCCGGCACCGCAGGCCGTGGCTGACGGCCTCGCGCGCGGCCTGCGCGCGGGCAATCTGCTCGTCGAGTTCGGCGAGCTTGCGGCGGGCGAGACGGCGCCACTCAGCCGGCGCGTCCGTGCGCGCGGCCATCAGGGCCTTCTGTTCGGCCAGGGTGAAGCCGGCGTCGCTGTAGAGCAGGATGGTGGCGACGGTGCGGGTCGCCGATTCGGGGTAGCGGCGCTGGCCGGAAATCCTGGCCGGGGCCGGGAGGAGGCCGAACTCCTCGTAGTAGCGCAGGGCCGAGGTGCTGACGCCGGTGCGGCGGGCCAGGTCGCCGATGGTCAGCAGGTCGCCGGCGGGCTTGGTGGCCGCGGCGGGCTTGTTGACTTCAAGTGCCCTTGAAGTCGTTGACTTCCGGCCATGAGAACTCGCCATGAAGGAAGCGTGCCACGCGCTGTGCCCCGGCTGGCGGCCGCCGCGGCCGAGTACCTGGTCGGACGGGTCGGGATCGCCGTGGTGCGCCTGCTGGACCGGGACGTCGTCGGGCAGGGCCACCATCCGCGGGGCGCGGCCCGGAGTGTGTCGGGGTGGATGTTCGCGCACCGGCCTTCGAATCAGCGGCGGAACCGGTGGGTGGCCTCGGTGCTCGGGGTGGGGCCCGGCGAGCGGGTTCTGGAGGTCGGGTTCGGGCCGGGGGTCGCGGTCGCGGAGTTGGTGCGCGGCGGTGCGGGGCACGTCTACGGCGTCGACCATTCGGCGGTGATGCTCCGGCAGGCCTCCAGGCGCAACGCGGCCGCCATCCGGGCCGGCCGGGTCACGCTGGTCCAAGCGCCAGTCGATCAGCTGCCTGACATGCTCGACGGCCCCTTCGACGCCGTCCTCGCCGTCAACTCCCTCGGGTTCTGGCCGGCGCCGGTCGAGCGGCTCACCGAGCTCCGCCGGAGGCTCACCCCCGGCAGCGGCCGCATCGCGATCGTCGCTCAACCCCGCTGCCCCGGCGCCACCGCGGACACCGCCCGCAAAGCCGCCGAGGAGATCAGCAGCCTGTTGCGCAGCGCTGGCTTCGACCGCATCAGTACCGAGACATTGGAACTCAGCCCGCCGGCCGTCTGTGTCCTCGCAACCCGACCAGACAAAAACTAGACGCGTACTAGAACAACTAGAACAACGTCGGCGGCCCCACCGGCATCGGCTCCGCCAAAGCCTCCACCTCCGGCACCCTCCGCCGTACGTCCTCATGGAACCGCCGGGCCAACACCGGGGCGTCGGCGTTGTCGGGGGTGTGGATGAACACAGTCGGCGAGCGCCCTTCCCGCAGCCACTCGGCGGCGATATCGGCCCACGGCTGCCAGCCCTCGGCGGTGAGCTCGGCGTCGTCACGGCCGATGTAGCGCACCACCGGGAAGCGAGTCAGAGCTCGAGTACGGCGCGGCAGCCGCGGCTTCTTGCTCCAGGCCTCGCGCTCGGCGTCGCTGGTCGGCGGGGTCGCGTAGAGCACCTCCGTGTCGAACGGCACCCACTCGGCATCCGCCTCGGTCAGCAGCTTCTCCAGGTCCCTCTCCGCCCGCGGATCCCCGAAGAAGGCGGGGTGGCGGACCTCGACCGCGTACCGATAGCCCTTCGGGACCCGGCCGAGGAACGCCGCGAGCGTCGGCAGGTCCGTAGGCCCGAAGGCGGCCGGCAGTTGGATCCACAGCGCCGCGTGGCGGCCGAGGGGTTCGATGGCCGTGAAGAAGGTGCGCAGGGCGCCGTCCGGGGCGAAGACGTCGGGGCCGAGGCGGCGCTCGTGGGTGACCGGCTTCGGCAGCTTGAGCAGGAAGCGGAAGTCCTCCGGGGCCTGCGCGGCCCACATCTCGACGGTGGCGCGGGACGGCGTCGCGTAGAAGGTGGTGTTGCCCTCGACCGCGTTGCACCACGTCGCGTACGCGGCGAGGCGTTCGCGCGGCGGCAGCGGGTGCGGGACCAGCCGGCCCTGCCACGGCCCCAGCGTCCACATCGCGCAGCCGACGTGCAGTTTCATGGCTGCGAGCCTAGCGAACGCCCCAGGTGGGGCCGACGCGGAACATGCGTCTGGCGTTCCGCGGGGAGTCAGCGTGGTGTAGACGGCCGAGAGGTGCGCCAGTGCTTATATGAGGGCCATGGCGTTCTTGTCCTGGCTGCGCGTCTTAACCCGCCGCGTCGACCGATTCCAGCAGCGGCACCGCACACTGGCCTTCCCGGTCGCCGTGTACCGGGAACTGCAGACGGCGAAGGCCGGCTTCCTGGGCGCCATGCTCACTTTCTTCGCGTTCGTCTCGCTGTTCCCGCTGCTGCTCATCCTCACCACGGTGCTGGGCGTCGTCCTGCGCTCGAACCCGAAGCTGCAGCAGGACGTGCTGAACTCCGCGCTCGTCGACTTCCCGGTCATCGGCGAGCAGCTGAAGAACAACATCCACGACTTCGGGCGCAACGGGGTGGCGCTGGTGATCTCCATCATCATCACCGCCGTCGGCTCGCTGGGGCTGGCCAACGCCGCGCAGTACGTGATGAACCTGCTCTGGAGCGTGCCGGAGGACCGGCAGCCGGGATTCCCCCAGTCCTGGCTGCGCAGCCTGGGAATCATCGGGACGATGGGACTGGGGGTGCTGTCCACGACCGCGCTGACGGCGCTCGGCGAATGGGCCAGCGGCCAGTACTTCAGCGCGGGCTTGAGGGTCCTCCTGCTGGCCGCCTCGTTCGTGCTCACCGCGCTGCTGTTCTGGCTGGGCATGCGCACCGCGACGGCGGCGGAGGTGGCCGGCAAGGACCTCCGCCTGGCCGCGATCCTCACGACGCTGTTCTGGCAGGGCCTGCAATACCTCGGTGGCTTCATCGCCGCGCACCAGCTGCGCCACGCCTCGACGCTCTACGGGGTCTTCGGTCTGGTCCTCGGCCTGCTGGCCTGGATTTACCTCCAGGCCCGGCTGACCATGATCGCCGTCACGACCGACGTGGTCCGGGCGCGCAGATCCTGGCCGCGTTCGCTGTTCGACTGATCCGACGGTCCCTCACTTGTCGCACTGGGATATACGCCCGGCGACCCTCGACAAACCCGGATCAACACCAGATGATCGTTGGGCGAGTCCGGATCTTCTCCAGGCGGATACCGGGCGGCGACGGGGCTGATCTGCGGGAAGTGATCAAGCGAGCCGGTCCCGTGGCACTCCGCGGATCGCGTAGGATCGCCTGAATCCCACCTAAGCCATAAGGAACCGATGCGATGCGCCTGCTCGATTCTGCCCGCATCGGCCTGTCCGCCTTGTTCCCGCACGGCGTCCTGCGGAATCAGATCGATCACCTTCGCCCCGGCAAGATCATGCCGCACGGCATCCCGCGCAAGACCCTCGCGGTGTCGATCGCGCTGAGTGCCGCCCTGGTCACCAGCAGTCCCGCGCACGCGGCGATCGCCTACAGCCCGCTGCCCAAGCTCCCCGCGCTCAGCGCCTCGACCCTGACCGAGCGCTACGACCTGAACCGTACGGCGATGGCGAAGGCCGCCAACGAGGCCGAGTTCGGCGGGGACCCGGCGCTGGCGCACGCGCTGCGCAACCTGGCGGTTCCGACGCGTGACTTCCTGTCCTTCGACCCCACCGGCGACGGCCGGGGCATCGAGGTGGTCGGCGACCTGGTGCACGCCAAGCGGATCGCGGTGGTCGTCCCGGGGGCCGGCAACACGCTGTCCAACTTCGACAGCGCCAAGGGCCCCGGGGTCGGCGCCGAGGCGCTGTACCACCAGGCGATGGTGGACGGAGCCGGCCCGGACTCGCTGGCGGTCATCGGGTGGCTCGGCTACGACCCGCCGAGCATGGACAGCATGCACATCGCCACGCTCGGGCACGCCGACTCCGGCGCGAAGGCGCTGAGGGCGTTCCTGGCCCAGATCCACGCCATCAACAAGGCGCCGGTGTCGCTGCTGTGCCACAGCTACGGCTCGGTGCTGTGCGGCCAGGCCGCGCCGCACGTGAAGGTGACGGACATCGCGGTGTTCGGCTCCCCGGGCATGGGTGTGGGCTCGGTGTCCGACCTGGACACCACGGCGCGGGTGTGGGCCGGCCGCGGGACCAGCGACGGCATCGCCGACGTCCCGCACGTCCAGGTGGACCTGCTGGGCTTCTCGGTGGGCTTCGGCGACGACCCGGTCGACCCGGCCTTCGGCGCCCGGCTGTTCGACGCCGGCAATGGCGGCCACAGCGACTACCTACGCACCGGGGACACCGCGCTGCGCAACCTGGCGCTGATCGCCCTCGGGCGCGGCGACGAGGTGACCACGCCGCAGAGCGCGAGCTGACCGGAGAGCCGGGCGGCGAGCATCCATGATCCATCCCGGAGACGCCGCGCTCGGCCCGGCCCCTGACGGCTACCGCTCCTTCCGCCGCTCGATCCCGCTCGCGCACTCCTTCGACCCCCAGGACGCGGCCTTGGACCGCGCCTTCGAGCGCGCCAGGGCGATGCTCCAGTCCTGGGGACCGCAGCTCGGCGCCGGAATGCGGCTCGAGTTCGCCACCGCACCCGACGCCGAGGACGGTTTCGCTCCCCTGCCGGCCCCCTCGGTCGGGCTCGAAGGACGGCTGATCTCGCGGGTCGCGGGAGTGGTCCCGCTGCGTGCCCCGTTCCGTGTCGTCGCTGCGGACTTCGACAGCACTGACCATGCCGGGTATGCCTATGAGACGTTGCCCGGGCATCCCGAACGCGGACGCGAAGCCTTCTACGTGACGCGCGGAGAAGGGCTCGTCGAGTTCACCGTCATGGCGTTCTCTCAGCCCGCTCTCTGGTATTCGCGCTTAGGCGGTCCCGTTACGCGAATAATCCAGAACCGCTATACGAACAAGTACCTGTTGGCGATGGCTGTCAGCCCTCGATAGCACCTCGATAGCCCTCTATACCGTCGGCACCAATTCGAAGAAACGCTGTAGCGCTTTCGCATCCCCGCGGGCCAGAAGCGGGTCTCCAGGAATGCGGTGCCAGAGGAACAGGAAGAGATCCGAAGCCGTCCCCTCAAGATCGGTGCCGGCCTGCTCGTCTTCGCCCAGCGGCCGGGGACCGTCCGGTTCCAGCGCGACGGACCAGACACCCGAACCGTCAGTCTGGCGGAAGCGGTAGCTCTCGCCTTCCATAGGCGGGGCCGTCTTCACGGCGCGGCGATGGGGCACCAAAACCTCGAGGAAATGCGCCACGCCGTCGGCCGCCAGTTCTTCGTCCACAGGCTGGGGAGAACCGATCGCGCCCTCCAGATCCCACCGGTGCACGGCCGCCTCGACGGTCTGTGCGCGCAGCCAGAAGCCGACGGTCTGCGACTCGCCCCAGGTCCAGAGGGCCGTGTCGGGATCGGTCGAGCGGAAGGTCCGGGCCAGCGCGATCGCGCCCTCGGCGAACCAGTCGGCCAGGTCGTCCGCGGTGGCCTCGGCCGGCGCGGTGAACAGCTTCTGCCGGTCCGGCGGCGGTGTCTCCAGCCGCTCCACGATGACGTGGTCCACCAGCCGGTGCACGCGGCCCAGATGCCGTACCAGGTCGACGGTGGTCCAGTCCGGACACGACGGTACCGGCGGCGGGACGTCCGGCAGGGCGGCCATCAAGGCGGCGCGATGGAAAGCGGTTGTTTCCCTCTCGAAGTGCGCAATGCGGTCCACTTCTTCACTCTCCCACTGACTGTGCGCCCTGCCTAGGAACACGCTTTAGTGCCACACGCGGTTTTTCCGCTGCGCCCTCCGCTTGAGCGAGCCGTTCAGCGCCAACAGCAGGAGTCCGAGCACCGCCGCCCCCGCACAAGCAGCGAGGACCTTGTCCCGGCGTGACGACAGCAGACCGCTCTTGGTCGCGGCCGCCGCCTTGGTGGAGTTCTTCAGGGCCGCGGTGGTCATATGTCCCGGAGTCGACGTCGCGGGAGAAGCCGATGTGGCCGCGCTGCTCGTCGTGGAGGCCGGAGCGGCGGACGTCGGCGCCGCCGCGGGAAGCGACGCGGCCAATGGAGCGGTGCCGGGGAGTAGCGGGTTGTCCTTCGCGACCGGAGCGCCAACGCTAAGCGCTCCCAGCGGATTGACGATGCCGTATCCATATGCGTTGTTGCGCTGTAGTCCTGTAGCACCGCCGGCCTTAGTGGCGGACGCCAGAAGAGCGCGGATGGTCTGCCCCGCGGTCCAGTCAGGATGCATCGCACGGACCAACGCGACGGAGGCGGTCACATAAGCGGAGGCCTCACTAGTGCCCTTCGTAGTCTTCGGCACACCGTTGGCGTCCTCTACAGGGATTCCCACTCCGGGAGCCGTAAGAGCGACCTGCGGTCCGTAGCTCGAGCCCGACCACCGGGCACCGCTGTCGTCGATCGCGCCGGCCGCCACCACACCGGGATAGGCCGCCGGGATGATGACGTGCTGTGTCCCGTAGTTCCCGGCGGCGGCGACCACCACGATGTCCGCGGCCTCGGCCTGCTTCACCGCGGCCGCCATGCCCGGCGTGTCCGCCGTGCCGAGCGACATGTTGATCACCTTGACGTGCTGGGCGACCGCGAACTTGACGGCGTCGGCGATGTGGACCGGGTCCGAGCCGGTCGCCTGCTGCATCCGCACCGGCAGGATCTTCGCCTCGGGCGCCAGGCCGTGCAGGCCGTCGCCGGCCCCGGTCCCGGCGATCAGGACGGCCATCGTGGTGCCGTGGCTGTCCGTGTCGGTGTCGACGTGCGCGATGCCGGTGCTGTCCGGACCGAGCGAGAAGTCCGCACCGGGGAGCAGGTTGTCGCGGGTGTCGCCGAGCGGGGTGACACCAGAGTCGACCAGGCCGACCGTGACGCCGGCGCCCTTGGTGAGCTGCCACACCTGATCGGCCTTCAAGTACGTGAGGGGCCATTGCGAAGCGGGCTTCGGCACGGCGTCATCCGCACGCACCGTAGGCGGCATGAACGCCAAAGCGGCCATGCCACAGACACCCATGAGCAACCCCAAGCGGTGCGACATGCGCAATAGCATCGCGTGGCATACCAGATAACGCAAACCTCTGTGAAGATCTTAATAGACCCTTTTCCGACACTAGGACACTAGGCGGAAAACACATACCGCTTATGATTTGGCGCATGGCCCGTTACGAGTACCGCTGTCGCGCCTGTGGCGACACCTTCGAGCTCTCGCGTCCGATGTCCGAGGCGTCCGCTCCCGCCGTGTGCCCCGCGGGCCACGACGACACCGTCAAGCTCATCTCCGCAGTAGCCGTGAACGTCGGGGGCGCGAACAAGTCCGCCGCAGCATCCGGCAACGCTGGCGGATGCTGCGGCGGCGGCTGCTGCTCTTAGGATCGTCCTAGGAACGCCCCAGGAGCAGCAACCAGCGGGCTGGCGGTTGAGGGTGGCCGTCAGCCCATGTGCGGGTACCGGTGGTCGACCGGCGGCACGAACGTCTCCTTCACCGTGCGAGGACTCAGCCAACGCATCAGGTTCTGCGCGGAGCCGGCCTTGTCGTTGGTGCCGGAGGCCCGACCGCCGCCGAAGGGCTGCTGCCCGACGACCGCGCCGGTCGGCTTGTCGTTGACGTAGAAGTTGCCGGCGGCGAAGCGCAGCTTGCTGTGCGCCTCCTGCACGGCCGCGCGGTCCGTAGCGAACACGGAGCCGGTCAGCGCATAGGGAGTCGAGCTGTCGACCAGCTCCAGGACTTCGCTATAGCGCGCGTCGTCATAGACGTGCACCGCGAGGATCGGGCCGAAGAACTCGTCGGTGAAGATCTCGTGGTGCGGGTCCTCGCCGACCAGGACCGTCGGCTGCACGAAGAAGCCCTGCGAGTCGTCCGCCGTGGCGCCGGCGAGGATCTCGACCTTGCCCTCCGCACGGACCCGCGCGAACAGGTCGCTGTGCTTGGTGAAGGCACGCCGGTCGATCACCGCGCCGCCGAAGAAGGAGAAGTCGGTGACGTCGCCGTAGGTGATGGTCCCGGTGACGTCGGCCAGCTGCTCCCGCACGCCGGACTCCCACAGGGAGCGCGGGATGTAGGCGCGCGAGGCCGCGGAGCACTTCTGCCCCTGGTACTCGAACGCGCCCCGGACCAGTGCGGTGACCAGGGCGGCCGCGTCCGCGCTGGGGTGCGCGACGACGAAGTCCTTGCCGCCGGTCTCGCCCACGATCCGCGGGTAGGAGCGGTAGACGTCCAGGTTCTCCGCGGTCTGGCGCCACAGGGTCTTGAACGTCTTGGTGGAACCAGTGAAGTGCAGACCGCCGAACTCCGGGTCGTTCAGCGCGACCTCGCTGACCGCCAGGCCGTCGCCGGTGACCAGGTTGATGACGCCGGCCGGGAGCCCGGCGGCCTCCAGCAGCTCCATCGTGTACTGCGCGGCCAGCTGCTGCGTCGGCGAGGGCTTCCACACCACGGTGTTGCCCATCAGCGCCGGCGCGGTCGGCAGGTTGCCGGCGATGGCGGTGAAGTTGAACGGGGTGATCGCGGTGACGAAGCCGTCCAGCGGACGGTAGTCGGTGCGGTTCCAGACGCCGGCGGAGTTGGCCGGCGGCTGCTCGGCCAGGATCTGCCGGGCGAAGTGCACGTTGAAGCGCCAGAAGTCGATCAGCTCGCAGGCGCTGTCGATCTCCGCCTGCTGCGCCGACTTCGACTGGCCCAGCAGGGTCGCGGCGTTGACGGTGTCCCGCCAGGGGCCGGCCAGCAGGTCCGCGGCGCGCAGGATGACCGCCGCGCGCTCGTCGAAGGGCAGCTCGCGCCAGGCCGGCGCCGCCGCCTTGGCCGCCGCCACGGCGTCCGCGACGTCGGCCGCGGAGGCGTTGGCGGTGTCGCCGAGCACGTGCTTGTGGTTGTGCGGCTGGACGACCTCGACGCTCTCGCCGGCGCCCATCCGGCGCTTGCCGGCGATCGTCATCGGCAGTTCGTGGCGCTCGGAGGCGATCTCGGCGACGCGGCGCTGCAGCGACTCGCGCTCGGCCGAGCCCGGGGCGTAGCTCCGGACCGGCTCGTTGACCGGGGCGGGGGTGTGGGTGATGGCATCCATGACGGTGCGGGTGGTCCCCTCTTCTAGCGCTTGACGAGCGAGTTCAGGAAGAACATGACGTTGGCCGGGCGCTCGGCCAGGCGGCGCATGAAGTAGCCGTACCAGTCGTCGCCGAAGGGCACGTACACGCGCATGGTGTCGCCGCCGGCGACCAGCTTGTGCTGCTCGGTGGTCCGGATGCCATGCAGCATCTGGAACTCCTGGGCGTCCTGCGCGCGGCCGGTCTCGGCGATCAGCGCGTGCGCGATGTCGATCATGCGCTGGTCGTGGCTGGCGATCATCGGGTAGGCCGAGGACCGCATCAGGGTCTTCATGGCGCGCACGTACGCCTTGTCGACGTCGTGCTTCTCCTGGTGCGCGACCGAGGCGGGCTCCATGTAGGCGCCCTTCACCAGCCGGACCCGGGAGCCGGCGGTGGCCAGGTCGGTGATGTCGCCCTCGGTGCGGAACAGCGCGGCCTGGATCGCCACGCCCACCCACGGGAAGTCGCCGCGCAGCTCGCGCAGGGCGCCCAGGGTGGCGTCGACGGTGGTGTGGTCCTCCATGTCCAGGGTCATGGTGGTGCCGGCGTCGCGCGCCGCCTCGGCGATCGCGATGGCGTTCTCCAGGGCGATCTTCTCAGCGTCCCTCGGCAGCTTCTGGCCCAGGGC
This genomic interval from Catenulispora sp. GP43 contains the following:
- a CDS encoding class I SAM-dependent methyltransferase, whose product is MPRAVPRLAAAAAEYLVGRVGIAVVRLLDRDVVGQGHHPRGAARSVSGWMFAHRPSNQRRNRWVASVLGVGPGERVLEVGFGPGVAVAELVRGGAGHVYGVDHSAVMLRQASRRNAAAIRAGRVTLVQAPVDQLPDMLDGPFDAVLAVNSLGFWPAPVERLTELRRRLTPGSGRIAIVAQPRCPGATADTARKAAEEISSLLRSAGFDRISTETLELSPPAVCVLATRPDKN
- a CDS encoding MerR family DNA-binding transcriptional regulator; translated protein: MASSHGRKSTTSRALEVNKPAAATKPAGDLLTIGDLARRTGVSTSALRYYEEFGLLPAPARISGQRRYPESATRTVATILLYSDAGFTLAEQKALMAARTDAPAEWRRLARRKLAELDEQIARAQAAREAVSHGLRCRHEDVTQCPNFAAGVTARLAGQALAESHRELHAGR
- a CDS encoding S8 family serine peptidase, which gives rise to MSHRLGLLMGVCGMAALAFMPPTVRADDAVPKPASQWPLTYLKADQVWQLTKGAGVTVGLVDSGVTPLGDTRDNLLPGADFSLGPDSTGIAHVDTDTDSHGTTMAVLIAGTGAGDGLHGLAPEAKILPVRMQQATGSDPVHIADAVKFAVAQHVKVINMSLGTADTPGMAAAVKQAEAADIVVVAAAGNYGTQHVIIPAAYPGVVAAGAIDDSGARWSGSSYGPQVALTAPGVGIPVEDANGVPKTTKGTSEASAYVTASVALVRAMHPDWTAGQTIRALLASATKAGGATGLQRNNAYGYGIVNPLGALSVGAPVAKDNPLLPGTAPLAASLPAAAPTSAAPASTTSSAATSASPATSTPGHMTTAALKNSTKAAAATKSGLLSSRRDKVLAACAGAAVLGLLLLALNGSLKRRAQRKNRVWH
- the pruA gene encoding L-glutamate gamma-semialdehyde dehydrogenase, which gives rise to MDAITHTPAPVNEPVRSYAPGSAERESLQRRVAEIASERHELPMTIAGKRRMGAGESVEVVQPHNHKHVLGDTANASAADVADAVAAAKAAAPAWRELPFDERAAVILRAADLLAGPWRDTVNAATLLGQSKSAQQAEIDSACELIDFWRFNVHFARQILAEQPPANSAGVWNRTDYRPLDGFVTAITPFNFTAIAGNLPTAPALMGNTVVWKPSPTQQLAAQYTMELLEAAGLPAGVINLVTGDGLAVSEVALNDPEFGGLHFTGSTKTFKTLWRQTAENLDVYRSYPRIVGETGGKDFVVAHPSADAAALVTALVRGAFEYQGQKCSAASRAYIPRSLWESGVREQLADVTGTITYGDVTDFSFFGGAVIDRRAFTKHSDLFARVRAEGKVEILAGATADDSQGFFVQPTVLVGEDPHHEIFTDEFFGPILAVHVYDDARYSEVLELVDSSTPYALTGSVFATDRAAVQEAHSKLRFAAGNFYVNDKPTGAVVGQQPFGGGRASGTNDKAGSAQNLMRWLSPRTVKETFVPPVDHRYPHMG
- a CDS encoding proline dehydrogenase family protein → MLSQTLLAASRSAKMRGVITGFPLTRRVVDRFVAGDNLDQASLIISDLVGEGLAVTVDRLGEDTLDASDAAATRDAYLEMLKRFADLGIAHRTEVSLKLSALGQKLPRDAEKIALENAIAIAEAARDAGTTMTLDMEDHTTVDATLGALRELRGDFPWVGVAIQAALFRTEGDITDLATAGSRVRLVKGAYMEPASVAHQEKHDVDKAYVRAMKTLMRSSAYPMIASHDQRMIDIAHALIAETGRAQDAQEFQMLHGIRTTEQHKLVAGGDTMRVYVPFGDDWYGYFMRRLAERPANVMFFLNSLVKR
- a CDS encoding DUF72 domain-containing protein, whose product is MKLHVGCAMWTLGPWQGRLVPHPLPPRERLAAYATWCNAVEGNTTFYATPSRATVEMWAAQAPEDFRFLLKLPKPVTHERRLGPDVFAPDGALRTFFTAIEPLGRHAALWIQLPAAFGPTDLPTLAAFLGRVPKGYRYAVEVRHPAFFGDPRAERDLEKLLTEADAEWVPFDTEVLYATPPTSDAEREAWSKKPRLPRRTRALTRFPVVRYIGRDDAELTAEGWQPWADIAAEWLREGRSPTVFIHTPDNADAPVLARRFHEDVRRRVPEVEALAEPMPVGPPTLF
- a CDS encoding alpha/beta hydrolase, encoding MRLLDSARIGLSALFPHGVLRNQIDHLRPGKIMPHGIPRKTLAVSIALSAALVTSSPAHAAIAYSPLPKLPALSASTLTERYDLNRTAMAKAANEAEFGGDPALAHALRNLAVPTRDFLSFDPTGDGRGIEVVGDLVHAKRIAVVVPGAGNTLSNFDSAKGPGVGAEALYHQAMVDGAGPDSLAVIGWLGYDPPSMDSMHIATLGHADSGAKALRAFLAQIHAINKAPVSLLCHSYGSVLCGQAAPHVKVTDIAVFGSPGMGVGSVSDLDTTARVWAGRGTSDGIADVPHVQVDLLGFSVGFGDDPVDPAFGARLFDAGNGGHSDYLRTGDTALRNLALIALGRGDEVTTPQSAS
- a CDS encoding DUF1990 family protein, with product MIHPGDAALGPAPDGYRSFRRSIPLAHSFDPQDAALDRAFERARAMLQSWGPQLGAGMRLEFATAPDAEDGFAPLPAPSVGLEGRLISRVAGVVPLRAPFRVVAADFDSTDHAGYAYETLPGHPERGREAFYVTRGEGLVEFTVMAFSQPALWYSRLGGPVTRIIQNRYTNKYLLAMAVSPR
- a CDS encoding zinc ribbon domain-containing protein — encoded protein: MARYEYRCRACGDTFELSRPMSEASAPAVCPAGHDDTVKLISAVAVNVGGANKSAAASGNAGGCCGGGCCS
- a CDS encoding YihY/virulence factor BrkB family protein; the protein is MAFLSWLRVLTRRVDRFQQRHRTLAFPVAVYRELQTAKAGFLGAMLTFFAFVSLFPLLLILTTVLGVVLRSNPKLQQDVLNSALVDFPVIGEQLKNNIHDFGRNGVALVISIIITAVGSLGLANAAQYVMNLLWSVPEDRQPGFPQSWLRSLGIIGTMGLGVLSTTALTALGEWASGQYFSAGLRVLLLAASFVLTALLFWLGMRTATAAEVAGKDLRLAAILTTLFWQGLQYLGGFIAAHQLRHASTLYGVFGLVLGLLAWIYLQARLTMIAVTTDVVRARRSWPRSLFD
- a CDS encoding maleylpyruvate isomerase family mycothiol-dependent enzyme; amino-acid sequence: MAALPDVPPPVPSCPDWTTVDLVRHLGRVHRLVDHVIVERLETPPPDRQKLFTAPAEATADDLADWFAEGAIALARTFRSTDPDTALWTWGESQTVGFWLRAQTVEAAVHRWDLEGAIGSPQPVDEELAADGVAHFLEVLVPHRRAVKTAPPMEGESYRFRQTDGSGVWSVALEPDGPRPLGEDEQAGTDLEGTASDLFLFLWHRIPGDPLLARGDAKALQRFFELVPTV